Proteins encoded together in one Deinococcus hopiensis KR-140 window:
- a CDS encoding polyphosphate kinase 2 family protein, producing MNLDSYRVMPGQSVQLADWNTNDDGGLGKKEGVGRLADLGERLATLQERLYAENKQALLIVLQARDAGGKDGTVKTVIGAFNPNGVRISNFKVPTEEERAHDFLWRIHAQAPRTGMVGVFNRSHYEDVLVTRVHRLIDEETARRRLEHIHAFEALLSDAGTRIVKFYLHISPEEQKGRLQARLDNPAKHWKFNVGDLEERALWPEYTSAYEAALTTSTTQAPWFVIPADRKWFRNLLVSEILVKTLEEMNPQFPQTSFDAGTIHIE from the coding sequence ATGAACCTCGACTCCTACCGCGTCATGCCGGGGCAAAGCGTGCAGCTGGCGGACTGGAATACAAACGACGATGGCGGGCTGGGCAAGAAGGAGGGCGTGGGCCGCCTCGCTGACCTTGGTGAGCGGCTCGCCACCCTTCAGGAGCGCCTGTACGCAGAGAACAAACAGGCGCTCCTGATCGTTTTGCAGGCCCGTGACGCAGGTGGCAAGGACGGCACGGTCAAAACCGTCATCGGTGCCTTCAACCCCAATGGCGTCCGTATCAGCAATTTCAAGGTGCCCACGGAGGAAGAACGCGCCCACGACTTTCTGTGGCGAATTCATGCCCAGGCCCCGCGCACCGGAATGGTCGGGGTCTTCAACCGCAGCCACTATGAGGACGTGCTCGTCACGCGCGTCCACCGGCTGATTGATGAGGAGACTGCCCGGCGCCGGCTGGAGCACATCCACGCCTTTGAGGCCCTCCTGAGCGATGCAGGCACGAGAATCGTCAAATTCTACCTGCACATCAGCCCTGAAGAGCAGAAGGGGCGGCTACAGGCCCGACTCGACAACCCCGCCAAACACTGGAAGTTCAATGTCGGCGATCTGGAGGAACGCGCCCTATGGCCGGAATACACCTCAGCCTACGAGGCGGCGCTCACCACCAGCACAACACAGGCGCCGTGGTTCGTCATTCCTGCCGACCGGAAGTGGTTTCGCAACCTGCTGGTCAGCGAAATCCTCGTCAAGACGCTGGAGGAGATGAACCCACAGTTTCCCCAGACCTCATTTGATGCTGGTACCATCCATATTGAATAG
- a CDS encoding pyruvate carboxyltransferase gives MTPTPAVQAVVQPDLFLGAFPPSGFPQVVWQEGQRPTSLPTQAWTTETTHRDGQQGGLPLSTEDGLTIYDLMGEFTAQSGAIRQAEFFVYRPADRAMLEGALERWRSGHPVEPTTWIRATRRDAELVAGLGIRETGMLASASDYHTFYKFTPGGRTQAARTYLEAVQVVLDAGLRPRLHLEDATRAPREFILPFVAAVQELSASYPDVQAPKFRLCDTMGVGLPLEGAAWPRSVPGMVRELLAAGVAGERLEFHPHNDTHLVVANCLSAVLAGCTAINGTLLGKGERTGNAPLEGVLLHLIGLNLLPGQPDYHVLNRLADLYERLGQGVPAKYPLYGRDAHRTRAGIHADGLNKFWPMYAPFDVPALLGRTLDLSLTKDSGLAGLIFLVKAHTGTELGKDHEGLRALHAELSAEFDAGRQTAAEWEEIADRVRAVL, from the coding sequence ATGACTCCGACTCCTGCCGTTCAGGCTGTGGTCCAGCCTGACCTCTTCCTTGGGGCGTTTCCTCCCTCCGGTTTTCCGCAGGTGGTATGGCAAGAAGGTCAGCGTCCCACCTCTCTTCCCACCCAGGCCTGGACCACCGAGACCACCCACCGCGACGGGCAACAGGGTGGCTTGCCCCTGAGCACCGAGGACGGCCTGACGATCTATGACCTGATGGGCGAGTTCACGGCGCAGTCGGGCGCCATTCGTCAAGCGGAATTCTTCGTCTACCGTCCGGCAGATCGCGCCATGCTGGAGGGCGCGCTGGAGCGCTGGCGGAGCGGGCATCCCGTGGAACCCACCACGTGGATTCGGGCCACCCGCCGGGACGCCGAACTGGTGGCAGGTCTGGGGATTCGGGAAACGGGCATGCTGGCGAGCGCGAGCGACTACCACACCTTCTACAAGTTCACGCCCGGAGGCCGTACCCAAGCCGCGCGGACGTATCTGGAGGCGGTGCAGGTGGTGCTGGACGCTGGATTACGCCCACGGCTGCACTTGGAAGATGCCACCCGCGCACCCCGGGAATTCATCCTGCCCTTTGTGGCCGCGGTGCAGGAACTGTCGGCCTCCTACCCAGACGTCCAAGCCCCCAAGTTCCGACTCTGCGACACGATGGGTGTGGGATTGCCGCTGGAGGGCGCGGCGTGGCCGCGCAGCGTGCCAGGTATGGTTCGGGAACTGCTCGCAGCGGGTGTTGCCGGCGAGCGGCTGGAGTTTCATCCCCACAACGACACGCACCTCGTCGTGGCAAACTGCCTGAGCGCCGTCCTGGCCGGATGTACGGCAATCAACGGCACGCTGCTGGGGAAGGGCGAGCGCACTGGAAACGCGCCCCTGGAAGGTGTGCTGCTGCACCTGATCGGTTTGAACCTGTTACCCGGGCAACCGGATTACCACGTTCTGAACCGGCTGGCAGACCTCTACGAACGCCTGGGGCAGGGCGTTCCCGCCAAGTATCCCCTCTATGGCCGTGACGCCCACCGTACCCGCGCCGGCATCCATGCAGACGGGCTCAACAAGTTCTGGCCGATGTACGCCCCCTTTGACGTCCCCGCGCTGCTGGGCCGCACCCTGGACCTCAGCCTGACCAAGGACAGTGGCCTGGCCGGACTGATCTTTCTGGTCAAGGCGCACACCGGCACCGAACTGGGCAAGGATCACGAGGGCCTACGTGCCCTTCACGCGGAGCTCAGCGCGGAGTTTGACGCGGGCCGCCAGACGGCTGCCGAGTGGGAAGAGATTGCGGACCGGGTCCGCGCCGTGCTGTAA
- a CDS encoding citrate synthase family protein, whose translation MSSSRMLTAAEATALLGVKPATLYAYVSRGLIRSEAGPPGTRERRYHAGDIQGLLERQGLRRDPQQAVRQAAEGALDWGLPVLESVLTQISDGRLFYRGQDAVRLAERSAVEEVAALLWTGEPAGWARLSLRARLTRMPSAEAQTLLEALGVALVHAGAHDLMAQDVRPEALPAQAARVLSLLYAAAERQARVLPAPDLPLHARLARAWRLGAPEDDLLRRALVLLADHELNVSAFAARVAASGGASLHHTTLAALAALQGRSHGLAGVAAHDLLQKAMEGGAAQALRQALQERGHPPGFGHPLYGEGDPRARALLGALQLARPGAPVLRAVQDLTQQMRGETGEAPNVDLALAALMHLLRRPAEDAAALFALGRAPGWLAHASEARLSGHMIRPRAKYVGPVVD comes from the coding sequence ATGTCTTCTTCGCGAATGCTTACGGCGGCCGAGGCGACGGCCCTTCTGGGAGTCAAGCCCGCCACGTTGTACGCCTACGTTTCTCGTGGTCTGATTCGCAGCGAGGCGGGGCCGCCTGGAACGCGGGAGCGGCGCTATCATGCGGGCGATATTCAGGGTTTGCTGGAGCGTCAGGGCTTGCGCCGTGATCCACAACAGGCCGTGCGGCAGGCTGCCGAAGGAGCGCTGGACTGGGGCCTGCCTGTGCTGGAAAGTGTGTTGACCCAAATCTCGGACGGGCGTCTGTTCTACCGGGGACAAGACGCGGTGCGGCTCGCAGAGAGGAGCGCAGTGGAGGAGGTGGCTGCGCTGCTGTGGACCGGGGAGCCAGCGGGCTGGGCGCGGCTTTCCCTGCGCGCACGCCTCACCCGGATGCCGTCTGCAGAAGCGCAGACCCTGCTGGAGGCCCTGGGGGTGGCTCTGGTCCACGCGGGGGCGCATGACCTGATGGCCCAGGACGTGCGTCCAGAAGCCTTGCCTGCTCAGGCGGCGCGGGTCCTGAGTCTGCTGTACGCCGCTGCAGAACGTCAGGCCCGGGTTCTCCCTGCTCCAGACCTGCCCCTGCATGCCCGCCTCGCCCGGGCGTGGCGGTTGGGCGCTCCGGAAGACGATCTGCTGCGCCGGGCCCTGGTGCTGCTGGCAGACCACGAGCTCAATGTGAGCGCCTTTGCGGCCCGGGTGGCGGCGAGTGGCGGTGCGAGCCTGCACCACACCACCCTCGCCGCGCTCGCCGCCCTGCAAGGACGCTCGCATGGATTGGCCGGTGTGGCGGCGCATGACCTGTTGCAAAAGGCGATGGAGGGAGGGGCGGCCCAGGCCCTGCGGCAGGCGTTACAGGAGCGGGGCCATCCGCCGGGCTTCGGTCATCCCCTGTACGGTGAGGGCGACCCCCGGGCACGGGCGCTTCTGGGTGCCCTACAGCTGGCCCGGCCCGGAGCCCCAGTCCTGCGGGCCGTTCAGGACCTGACGCAACAGATGCGCGGTGAGACGGGCGAAGCCCCCAACGTGGACTTGGCGCTCGCCGCCCTGATGCACCTGCTGCGCCGCCCGGCAGAGGACGCCGCGGCCCTGTTCGCGCTGGGGCGCGCTCCCGGTTGGCTGGCACACGCCAGCGAGGCGCGCCTCAGCGGGCACATGATCCGTCCCCGGGCGAAGTACGTGGGGCCGGTTGTGGACTAG
- a CDS encoding MFS transporter, which produces MTNAPSSTVPALSTPHMETARRALALIFLCNGTLFATWAVNIPGVRDRLHLNAAEVGLAVLAIGLGSLVTMPLTGGWTARFGSHRVTRVCAVACMLTLLLPFLAPNLITLVVALTLLGAANGALDVSMNAQGVTVERRIGQPIMSRLHASFSLGGVLGALLGTLLVGNVPMLAHVGLVVAATTLAGLLAGRLLLPDLPLEEAVPGAPQASTWSPAVLLLGALCFLGMLAEGANYDWAALYFRDVLGLTEGRAGIGYAAFVTTMTLGRWFGDRLRGRLGDEGIVRGGAVVTALGLALALLVREPLLATLGFALSGLGLSNVVPVLYGAAGHALAGPGIARVATIGYTGFLLGPPIIGFLAGIVGLPAALGLALAGAALVALLGGQTFALLRPPASEK; this is translated from the coding sequence ATGACGAACGCGCCCTCTTCGACCGTGCCTGCCCTGTCCACTCCACATATGGAAACGGCTCGCCGCGCCCTCGCGCTGATCTTTCTGTGCAACGGGACCCTCTTTGCCACCTGGGCGGTCAACATTCCAGGGGTACGTGACCGCCTCCACCTGAACGCGGCAGAGGTGGGGCTGGCTGTCCTCGCCATCGGTCTGGGGAGCCTGGTGACCATGCCGCTGACGGGAGGCTGGACGGCACGCTTCGGCAGCCACCGGGTCACCCGGGTGTGCGCAGTGGCGTGCATGCTCACGCTGCTGCTGCCCTTTCTGGCGCCGAATCTCATCACCCTGGTGGTGGCCTTGACGCTGCTGGGAGCGGCCAACGGCGCGCTAGACGTGTCGATGAACGCCCAGGGCGTCACGGTGGAGCGCCGGATCGGACAGCCGATCATGAGCCGCCTGCACGCCTCTTTTAGCCTGGGTGGCGTGCTGGGCGCGCTGCTGGGTACCCTGCTGGTGGGCAACGTGCCTATGCTGGCCCATGTGGGATTGGTGGTGGCCGCAACCACGCTGGCGGGCCTGCTCGCCGGGCGCCTCCTGCTGCCAGACCTGCCACTGGAGGAAGCCGTCCCCGGCGCACCCCAGGCCTCCACCTGGAGCCCGGCCGTCTTGCTGTTGGGGGCGCTGTGCTTCCTGGGCATGCTGGCCGAGGGCGCGAACTACGACTGGGCGGCCCTGTACTTCCGCGACGTGCTGGGTCTGACCGAGGGCCGGGCGGGTATTGGTTACGCAGCGTTCGTGACCACCATGACCCTCGGCCGCTGGTTCGGTGACAGGCTGCGCGGACGGCTGGGCGACGAGGGCATCGTGCGTGGCGGGGCGGTGGTCACGGCGCTGGGACTGGCGCTGGCGCTGCTGGTTCGCGAACCTCTGCTCGCCACTCTGGGCTTTGCCCTGTCGGGCCTCGGCCTGAGCAACGTGGTCCCGGTGCTGTACGGGGCAGCGGGTCACGCGCTGGCGGGACCGGGAATCGCCCGCGTCGCCACCATCGGGTACACGGGCTTCTTGCTGGGGCCTCCCATTATCGGCTTTCTGGCGGGCATCGTCGGGCTGCCGGCCGCGCTGGGACTGGCACTCGCCGGTGCGGCGCTCGTCGCGCTGCTGGGGGGCCAGACGTTCGCGCTGCTGCGCCCGCCCGCTTCAGAGAAATAA
- a CDS encoding LacI family DNA-binding transcriptional regulator, giving the protein MSPAKSPHRSSARRVTLRDVAARVGVSSATVSNAYNRPDQLSPELRTRVLRAAQELGYGGPDPLARSLRRGRSGVIGVVYDSPLHFAFADPAASLFLGGVARALQRDGLNLLLLAGGHGPKGDPVAGASVDGLLFYASPLAQEMLAALRARQLPAVLVDQAPLPGVPFVGIEDEAGALAAARHLRELGHRELGVLALPLSKGGVPNVHMRARLEGYHQALAGTGAQLHVCESPNTHEAGEERTHKLLGDHPGITALLCMSDVLAQGALRAAAGLGRWVPGDLSVVGYDDIPGSASLNLTTVHQPTAEKGRAAGQAMQALLAGEIPANVVLPTRLIVRGSTAAVGKS; this is encoded by the coding sequence ATGTCGCCCGCCAAGTCGCCGCACCGCTCTTCGGCCCGCCGCGTGACCCTGCGCGATGTGGCTGCCCGCGTGGGCGTCTCTTCCGCCACGGTCAGCAACGCCTACAACCGCCCGGACCAGCTCTCGCCCGAGTTGCGGACGCGGGTGCTGAGAGCAGCGCAGGAGCTGGGCTACGGCGGTCCCGATCCTCTGGCGCGCAGCCTGCGCCGGGGCCGCAGCGGTGTGATCGGCGTGGTGTACGACAGCCCGTTGCACTTTGCGTTTGCTGATCCGGCGGCCAGCCTCTTTCTGGGGGGGGTGGCGCGCGCCCTGCAGCGAGACGGGCTAAACCTGCTGCTGCTTGCCGGAGGTCATGGGCCCAAGGGGGACCCGGTGGCCGGGGCCAGTGTGGACGGCCTGCTGTTTTACGCCTCTCCGCTGGCGCAGGAGATGCTCGCGGCCCTGCGCGCCCGCCAGCTCCCCGCCGTGCTGGTGGACCAGGCTCCACTGCCGGGGGTGCCATTTGTAGGAATTGAGGACGAGGCCGGAGCCCTCGCCGCTGCCCGGCACCTGAGGGAACTGGGACACCGGGAACTGGGGGTACTCGCGCTGCCCCTTTCTAAAGGGGGGGTGCCCAACGTTCATATGCGCGCCCGGCTGGAGGGTTACCACCAGGCCCTGGCGGGGACAGGGGCCCAGCTGCACGTGTGCGAGTCGCCCAACACGCACGAGGCGGGCGAGGAGCGCACCCACAAACTCCTGGGGGACCATCCGGGCATCACGGCCCTGCTGTGCATGAGTGACGTGCTGGCGCAGGGGGCGTTGCGGGCGGCCGCCGGGCTGGGTCGCTGGGTGCCCGGGGACCTGAGCGTCGTAGGCTACGACGACATTCCGGGCAGCGCGTCCCTGAACCTTACCACTGTCCATCAGCCCACCGCCGAGAAGGGCCGCGCGGCTGGGCAGGCCATGCAGGCCCTGCTGGCGGGTGAGATCCCAGCGAACGTCGTGCTGCCCACCCGGCTGATTGTGCGTGGCTCAACGGCAGCGGTGGGTAAAAGTTAG
- the galE gene encoding UDP-glucose 4-epimerase GalE has translation MKLMVVGGAGYIGSHTVRQLRAAGHSVVVFDNLSSGHAQALPEGVTLVQADLLDAASVKAALEAHQPDAVVHFAALIEVGESMRAPGRYYRNNVVGSLNLLQSVVETRKIPLVFSSTAAVYGTTDAVPIPEDAPMHPESVYGETKLMTENMIHAFHVAHGLPYIILRYFNVSGAAPGGDIGEAHPNKTHLIELACLTALGQREKMMIFGEDYPTPDGTCIRDYIHVQDLADAHVLAVEALASGRQEAGTYNVGLGHGFSVREVLDAVDAVTGRPLTREIAPRRAGDPPRLVADAHRIVQELGFNPQFTDLKEIVRTAWEWHRSHPHGFDQ, from the coding sequence ATGAAACTGATGGTGGTGGGTGGGGCCGGGTATATCGGATCTCATACGGTACGGCAATTGCGGGCCGCTGGGCACAGCGTTGTGGTGTTCGACAACCTTTCCAGCGGACACGCACAGGCGCTGCCGGAGGGCGTAACGCTGGTGCAAGCAGACCTGCTCGACGCCGCAAGCGTGAAGGCGGCCCTGGAAGCCCACCAGCCCGACGCTGTGGTTCATTTCGCCGCGTTGATCGAGGTAGGCGAGAGCATGCGCGCGCCGGGCCGCTACTACCGCAACAACGTGGTGGGCAGCCTGAACCTGCTGCAAAGCGTCGTGGAGACCCGCAAGATTCCGCTGGTCTTTTCCTCCACCGCTGCTGTGTACGGCACCACCGACGCCGTGCCGATCCCCGAGGATGCGCCCATGCACCCCGAGAGCGTGTACGGCGAGACCAAGCTGATGACCGAGAACATGATCCACGCCTTCCACGTGGCGCACGGTTTGCCCTACATCATTCTGCGCTACTTCAACGTCAGTGGCGCGGCTCCCGGCGGCGACATCGGCGAGGCGCACCCCAACAAGACGCATCTGATCGAGCTGGCGTGCCTGACGGCCCTCGGCCAGCGCGAGAAGATGATGATCTTCGGTGAGGACTATCCCACCCCGGATGGCACCTGCATCCGCGACTACATCCACGTGCAGGACCTCGCCGACGCGCATGTGCTCGCCGTGGAGGCGCTCGCCTCGGGGCGGCAGGAGGCGGGCACCTACAACGTCGGTCTGGGTCACGGTTTTTCCGTGCGCGAGGTGCTCGACGCGGTGGACGCCGTGACGGGGAGGCCCCTGACCCGCGAGATCGCGCCGCGCCGCGCTGGTGACCCGCCGCGTCTGGTGGCCGACGCCCACCGCATCGTGCAGGAGCTGGGGTTCAACCCCCAGTTCACAGATCTGAAGGAGATCGTCCGGACGGCCTGGGAGTGGCACCGCTCGCATCCGCACGGCTTCGATCAGTAG
- a CDS encoding nucleotidyltransferase domain-containing protein yields MPDLHSVEHPVHRRLLAHELARAEEAGALGVMLCGSVARGTAWPTSDLDLRLYWREARPFEVEEREGVLIERHGHTLERARGQVEQGGSRLYAWAEGRMLHDPTGQLTRLQTQAVERLSAYQTPPAEARALAHWLRSTLVKLAGAGERQAAFLIQANTWKLAEALCAVNHRPIPPVTLMWETLPDLPLQPEGDWPGPLLLGDTGQRREAFAFVVCWVLPHLTAPALTLSPWHNLT; encoded by the coding sequence TTGCCTGACCTCCACTCGGTTGAGCACCCGGTTCATCGCCGGCTTCTGGCGCACGAACTCGCAAGGGCGGAAGAAGCCGGAGCGCTGGGCGTCATGCTGTGCGGTTCAGTCGCGCGGGGCACAGCCTGGCCCACGTCCGATCTCGACTTGCGGCTGTACTGGCGAGAAGCGCGGCCCTTTGAGGTGGAGGAGCGGGAGGGCGTCTTGATTGAGCGCCACGGGCACACACTGGAACGGGCCCGGGGGCAGGTGGAGCAGGGCGGCAGCAGGCTCTATGCCTGGGCCGAGGGACGGATGCTTCACGATCCCACGGGCCAGCTGACCCGGCTGCAGACGCAGGCGGTGGAACGGTTGAGCGCGTACCAAACCCCCCCAGCCGAGGCCCGCGCTCTGGCCCACTGGCTGCGTTCCACCCTGGTGAAGTTGGCGGGGGCGGGGGAGAGGCAAGCCGCCTTCCTCATTCAGGCAAACACGTGGAAGCTGGCCGAGGCGCTGTGCGCGGTCAACCACCGTCCCATTCCCCCGGTGACGCTGATGTGGGAGACGCTGCCTGACCTCCCCCTCCAGCCTGAGGGAGACTGGCCCGGCCCACTGCTGCTGGGCGACACCGGGCAGCGGCGGGAGGCATTCGCGTTCGTCGTTTGCTGGGTTCTCCCCCACCTAACAGCCCCAGCCCTTACCCTGTCTCCATGGCACAACCTGACCTGA
- a CDS encoding M20/M25/M40 family metallo-hydrolase: MAQPDLTAHIERGLSDLRDLVALESVSAQGRMLPETAAFVTRLLVAEGFTVRSYPGQVAPVLVAEAGEGSATLLIYNHYDVQPEDPLELWQSPPFVLTEREGRLYGRGASDDKGELASRLAAIRAVRERNGGTLPLRVRWLIEGEEEVGSPSLERFVEEHAEELRADGCWWEFGSIDPEGRPVLYLGLKGVMCVELRCRVAASDLHSSLGAVVDNPLYRLARAVASLRDDAGGLTIPGFYDDVRPPSEADLAAVAQLPGDGQPLRDTYGVTRTLATSRAYHERLNLQPVLNVNGWGGGYEGEGSKTVLPAHGFVKLDFRLVPDQDPARVLELLRAHLDAQGLTDVEVVELEAHQKPARADAAHPFVQACMAAAAAAHGAEPIVNPSSGGSGPMYPFQACLGVPCVAAGISNIGGRVHAPNENILREHFARGVAFGVALLERLAANPA, translated from the coding sequence ATGGCACAACCTGACCTGACGGCCCACATTGAGCGCGGCCTCTCGGACCTGAGGGACCTCGTGGCCCTGGAAAGTGTCTCAGCGCAGGGGCGGATGCTGCCCGAGACGGCGGCCTTCGTGACCCGGCTGCTGGTGGCCGAGGGCTTCACGGTTCGCTCGTACCCCGGTCAGGTGGCCCCCGTACTGGTGGCCGAGGCGGGCGAGGGCTCCGCCACCCTGCTGATCTACAACCACTACGACGTGCAGCCCGAAGACCCCCTGGAACTGTGGCAGAGTCCACCTTTCGTCCTAACCGAGCGCGAGGGGCGGCTCTACGGGCGCGGCGCGTCGGACGACAAGGGCGAACTGGCCTCCCGCCTGGCAGCCATCCGTGCCGTACGGGAACGGAATGGCGGCACGTTACCCCTGCGCGTCCGTTGGCTGATCGAGGGGGAGGAAGAGGTGGGCAGCCCCAGCCTGGAGCGCTTCGTGGAAGAACACGCGGAGGAACTGCGGGCCGACGGCTGCTGGTGGGAATTCGGCTCTATCGATCCTGAGGGGCGGCCGGTGCTGTACCTGGGCCTCAAGGGCGTGATGTGCGTGGAACTGCGTTGCCGGGTGGCCGCCTCGGACCTGCACAGCAGCCTGGGGGCGGTGGTGGACAATCCGCTGTACCGCCTTGCCCGCGCGGTGGCCTCGTTGCGCGACGACGCCGGAGGGCTGACCATTCCCGGCTTCTACGACGATGTGCGTCCCCCTTCGGAGGCGGACCTCGCCGCCGTGGCACAACTGCCCGGCGACGGTCAGCCCCTGCGCGACACCTACGGCGTGACCCGGACCCTCGCCACGAGCAGGGCTTACCACGAGCGGCTTAACCTCCAGCCCGTCCTCAACGTGAATGGCTGGGGCGGCGGCTACGAGGGCGAGGGCAGCAAGACGGTGCTTCCGGCCCACGGCTTCGTCAAACTCGACTTCCGCCTCGTGCCCGATCAGGACCCGGCCCGCGTCCTGGAACTGCTGCGCGCCCATCTGGATGCCCAGGGCCTCACCGATGTGGAAGTCGTCGAACTCGAAGCCCACCAAAAGCCCGCGCGGGCCGACGCCGCCCATCCTTTCGTTCAGGCCTGTATGGCGGCAGCGGCAGCGGCACACGGCGCAGAGCCCATCGTGAATCCCTCCAGCGGGGGCAGCGGCCCCATGTACCCCTTCCAGGCCTGCTTGGGCGTACCCTGCGTGGCGGCGGGCATCAGCAACATTGGCGGACGGGTCCACGCACCCAACGAGAATATTCTGCGCGAACACTTTGCTCGGGGGGTGGCCTTTGGGGTGGCGCTGCTGGAGCGTCTGGCGGCAAACCCTGCCTGA
- a CDS encoding menaquinone biosynthesis decarboxylase: MASRNTPALVSPDLQSFIRLLEARGELVRVSVPVDRDLEITEIADRLVKGGGPAVLFERVKGSDFPLVIGLLGTRERMALALGVDDLDDLAARVRHLMDLKGKGGLGGLLGNVGKLRDAMHLPPRRVRGGPAQEVIWTGDEVDLSRLPVLKCWPLDGGPFITLPLVISRDPETGERNMGMYRMQVMGRNVTGMHWQRHKTGTKHLEKARRLGQKLPVAVALGGDPALIYAATAPLPPIPGLDEFAVAGYLRGQRYPVTRGVTVDLDVPANAEFILEGYVDPAEDWAVEGPFGDHTGFYTLPDLYPRFRVTAITMRREPVYPATIVGRPPMEDAYLIEASERLFLPAAQTVLPEIVDYHMPPAGVAHNLVVVSIRKSYPGQAYKVANGLFGLGQMMFAKVIVVVDEGVKVNDFGAVWQEVAARAVPGRDTLISRGPVDVLDHSSRGWGYGGKLIIDATAKLPEEIGSSASSRETQGHGDRERGEPAFIPHAVTELPDFRGVLGQRQTPDGYWFVTFQKTEPQQTWALAEAFAAHPAARGIRHLLICDEQTDVEDQQDVWWTVLNNVDPERDVRQVGGLLVWDGARKLPAEGFVRQWPPKIGMSPEMQRRVDARWHLYGLPEQER, translated from the coding sequence ATGGCCTCCCGCAATACGCCCGCCTTAGTCAGCCCGGACCTCCAGAGCTTCATTCGGCTGTTGGAGGCCAGGGGCGAACTCGTGCGCGTTTCCGTTCCGGTGGACCGCGACCTGGAGATCACCGAGATAGCGGACCGACTGGTCAAGGGCGGCGGCCCAGCGGTGCTGTTCGAGAGGGTCAAGGGCAGTGACTTTCCCCTGGTGATCGGCCTGCTGGGGACGCGTGAGCGCATGGCCCTGGCCCTCGGCGTGGACGACCTGGATGACCTCGCGGCGCGGGTGCGGCACCTGATGGACCTTAAGGGCAAGGGCGGGCTGGGCGGGCTACTGGGCAATGTGGGTAAGTTGCGCGACGCCATGCATCTGCCGCCGCGCCGTGTTCGTGGTGGTCCCGCACAGGAGGTGATCTGGACGGGCGACGAGGTGGACCTCTCGCGCCTGCCCGTGCTGAAGTGTTGGCCGCTGGACGGCGGGCCTTTCATCACGTTGCCCCTCGTGATCTCCCGGGACCCGGAAACCGGCGAGCGCAACATGGGTATGTACCGCATGCAGGTCATGGGCAGGAACGTGACCGGCATGCACTGGCAGCGCCACAAGACGGGAACGAAACATCTGGAAAAGGCCCGCAGGCTGGGCCAGAAGTTGCCGGTGGCCGTGGCCCTGGGCGGCGATCCCGCGCTTATCTACGCGGCCACCGCACCTCTGCCGCCCATCCCTGGGCTGGACGAGTTCGCCGTCGCGGGCTATCTGCGTGGCCAGCGCTACCCTGTGACCCGGGGCGTCACCGTAGACCTCGATGTGCCGGCCAACGCCGAATTTATCCTCGAAGGCTACGTGGACCCGGCGGAAGACTGGGCCGTGGAGGGACCGTTCGGGGACCACACCGGCTTCTACACGCTGCCGGACCTCTACCCGCGCTTTCGCGTTACCGCCATCACCATGCGCCGCGAACCCGTTTATCCCGCCACCATCGTGGGGCGCCCACCGATGGAGGACGCCTACCTGATCGAGGCCTCCGAGCGCCTGTTCCTGCCCGCCGCGCAGACAGTCCTGCCCGAGATCGTCGATTACCACATGCCTCCGGCCGGCGTGGCCCACAACCTCGTGGTGGTCAGCATCCGCAAGAGTTATCCGGGGCAAGCCTACAAGGTGGCGAACGGCCTGTTCGGTCTGGGTCAGATGATGTTCGCCAAGGTAATCGTCGTGGTGGACGAGGGCGTGAAGGTCAACGACTTTGGGGCGGTCTGGCAGGAGGTGGCGGCGCGGGCCGTGCCTGGCCGCGACACCCTGATCTCCCGGGGTCCGGTGGATGTGCTGGACCACTCCAGCCGTGGCTGGGGCTACGGCGGCAAGCTGATCATCGATGCCACCGCCAAGTTGCCCGAGGAGATAGGCAGCTCCGCCAGCAGCCGCGAGACGCAAGGCCACGGGGACCGGGAGAGGGGCGAGCCAGCCTTTATCCCCCACGCCGTCACCGAGTTGCCGGACTTTCGGGGAGTTCTGGGCCAGCGGCAGACCCCAGACGGATACTGGTTCGTCACGTTCCAGAAAACGGAGCCGCAGCAGACCTGGGCCCTCGCTGAGGCGTTTGCCGCTCATCCGGCCGCCCGGGGAATACGGCACCTCCTGATCTGTGATGAGCAGACGGACGTGGAGGACCAGCAAGACGTCTGGTGGACCGTCCTGAACAACGTTGATCCTGAGCGCGACGTGCGGCAAGTGGGTGGTCTCCTCGTTTGGGACGGTGCCCGGAAACTTCCTGCCGAGGGCTTCGTACGCCAGTGGCCGCCCAAGATCGGGATGTCTCCGGAGATGCAGCGCCGGGTGGATGCCCGGTGGCACCTCTACGGCTTGCCGGAGCAGGAGCGCTAG